One Bdellovibrio bacteriovorus str. Tiberius DNA segment encodes these proteins:
- a CDS encoding CPXCG motif-containing cysteine-rich protein: MDYKVICPHCREKFAMTLYHEDGDDQEFIYDCEVCCHPIAIQAHWDQEHRRFSLNVGRGDGYDEMPI; encoded by the coding sequence ATGGACTATAAAGTCATCTGCCCGCATTGCCGGGAAAAATTTGCGATGACCCTTTACCATGAGGACGGCGACGATCAGGAGTTTATCTATGACTGCGAAGTGTGCTGCCACCCTATCGCCATTCAGGCGCACTGGGATCAGGAACACCGTCGCTTTTCCCTGAACGTCGGCCGCGGCGATGGCTATGACGAAATGCCCATATAA
- a CDS encoding GNAT family N-acetyltransferase, with product MKLRPLELTDLPLVKAFTDSTIGMGYFSESELQDCFNKSQSQGVMCSFVLIDDQNHIKGFRLAYPPGAWSKGKGSKLHPELWNVPLESAAYFQSLFIAPEVQGGGWGPKLSDAALECFRKLGAKAVITHAWKESPNNSSIRYLTKYGFTSVATHPNYWIDVDYTCIRDGKPCRCTAEEMIKYL from the coding sequence ATGAAACTGCGCCCGCTGGAACTGACCGACCTGCCTCTGGTGAAAGCTTTTACCGATTCGACGATCGGCATGGGCTACTTTTCCGAAAGCGAACTGCAAGACTGCTTCAATAAATCCCAATCCCAAGGCGTGATGTGTTCCTTTGTTTTGATCGATGATCAGAACCATATCAAAGGCTTCCGTCTGGCTTATCCTCCCGGCGCGTGGAGCAAAGGCAAAGGCTCAAAACTGCATCCGGAGCTTTGGAATGTGCCCTTGGAAAGTGCCGCCTATTTTCAAAGTCTTTTCATTGCGCCGGAAGTTCAGGGTGGCGGCTGGGGGCCGAAACTTTCTGATGCGGCCTTGGAATGCTTCCGCAAACTGGGCGCGAAAGCCGTGATCACCCACGCCTGGAAAGAATCCCCGAACAATTCTTCCATCCGCTATCTGACGAAATACGGTTTTACAAGTGTGGCGACGCACCCGAATTACTGGATTGATGTCGATTACACCTGCATCCGCGATGGAAAACCCTGCCGTTGCACGGCCGAAGAAATGATCAAGTATCTTTAA
- a CDS encoding zinc-dependent metalloprotease, with amino-acid sequence MAVKKNILVVGALLSSTLLSACTQFEAKPLDQIIQAKQAPANSLSTFSNPADIPANAACKQASCVTIQKSSLGKIFLLMASGITSGMTPQWYDLKPLVVSFEKSGNRLALIGENYNSIYSEIRTVNLIQSFEVISEDANSITFDWGQGLKSFVLQRSYDVDAPRGNVDLTDSSLASLPVIDSFVTGIKFDEKNIELNQLSKIRSDNIKVGSDKSLNHEPREETLNMNIQIRAYDLSKNFKAKEYDSSRRVGFFVTKYRKLGYSKEMTNLITKWDISPEKGPIKVRVSEAVPEDYLTAVTEGALYWNKVFGRDVIQVVTGVPVDAKPEDRSIIVRWIPWLDSGAAYAIGQSDPLTGELLRAQVFMPSVFTSVGSADLVKLNGDVPVVAAGAIACDLTPSLLALNKIAREAGDSQRLRLAQDSVRATVAHELGHALGMRHNFAGSSSAKVSTQEIYESAKTYLRDPNHQGLETSTSIMDYVSGIDDILMSGRIKYAALSYDKMAMDWAYSDNNTALDEKISRYCTDDDIAVANSQGLQIYGCERFDAGNNPLLRKYLDAVDERDDLVKVLFASIIGRLYPADQPGVVRNLETVLADTVKWGRANIDLSFVSQVLFDSTKAGQPAASFASLTAVKTGKIMYARLGLDEQLMKERAASLKEVGGYAAMLNGLMRDKNGNINMKWLDQQIEELKAAPYLAGGKTLGGREYVLTEAQQRKILKFMDSLRPVNDKILLAGGATLLPKLNEAVEDANGAKSIVTSLLGQNLLDEAEAESLTALYLDLAQAATGTVVVKVGPGLAKEVTLPYSWLKADEKAYFGKLLSSQGLRFDMTLRVAKARSEQLQKIAGLLSEIDPSLDPVTEPNLTALPLRLLTGGLVDAAAAAWLKAEIEVLTALSKIQ; translated from the coding sequence ATGGCGGTTAAAAAGAACATCCTGGTTGTGGGCGCATTGCTTTCTTCGACGCTTCTTTCGGCGTGCACCCAGTTCGAGGCAAAGCCGCTGGATCAAATCATCCAGGCCAAGCAGGCTCCTGCAAACTCTCTGAGTACCTTCAGCAATCCGGCTGACATCCCGGCAAATGCCGCGTGCAAACAGGCTTCCTGTGTCACCATTCAAAAAAGCTCTTTGGGGAAGATCTTCCTGCTGATGGCTTCTGGTATCACTTCCGGAATGACGCCACAGTGGTACGACCTGAAACCTTTGGTGGTGAGCTTTGAAAAATCCGGCAACCGCCTGGCTTTGATCGGCGAAAACTACAACAGCATCTATTCTGAAATCCGCACCGTGAATCTGATCCAGAGCTTCGAAGTGATTTCTGAAGACGCAAATTCCATCACGTTCGACTGGGGACAGGGGCTTAAGAGTTTTGTCCTTCAGCGTTCCTATGACGTGGATGCCCCTCGCGGAAATGTGGATCTGACCGACAGCTCCTTGGCGTCTTTGCCGGTGATTGATTCTTTTGTGACTGGAATCAAGTTTGATGAAAAGAACATCGAGCTGAATCAGTTGTCCAAGATCCGCAGCGACAATATCAAAGTCGGTTCTGACAAGTCCCTGAATCACGAACCGCGTGAAGAAACTCTGAATATGAACATTCAGATTCGCGCCTATGATCTTTCCAAGAACTTCAAGGCCAAAGAATACGACAGCTCCCGCCGGGTGGGTTTCTTCGTTACCAAATACCGTAAGCTTGGCTACAGCAAGGAAATGACGAACCTGATCACCAAGTGGGATATTTCCCCGGAAAAAGGCCCGATCAAGGTGCGTGTTTCAGAAGCGGTTCCAGAAGACTATCTGACAGCTGTGACTGAAGGCGCGCTTTACTGGAATAAAGTTTTTGGCCGTGATGTGATCCAGGTGGTGACGGGTGTTCCTGTGGATGCCAAGCCGGAAGATCGCAGCATCATCGTGCGCTGGATTCCCTGGCTTGATTCCGGTGCGGCCTATGCAATTGGTCAGTCAGATCCTTTGACGGGCGAGCTTTTGCGCGCTCAGGTGTTTATGCCTTCCGTGTTCACCTCTGTGGGCTCTGCCGATCTGGTGAAGCTGAACGGTGATGTGCCGGTGGTGGCTGCAGGTGCGATTGCCTGTGACTTGACCCCGTCATTGCTGGCCCTGAATAAGATTGCCCGTGAAGCGGGGGATTCTCAGCGTCTAAGACTGGCTCAGGACAGTGTGCGTGCCACGGTGGCGCACGAACTGGGGCATGCTTTGGGGATGCGCCATAACTTCGCGGGTTCTTCTTCCGCGAAAGTATCCACTCAGGAAATTTACGAATCAGCCAAGACTTATTTGCGTGATCCAAATCACCAGGGTCTGGAAACATCCACCAGTATCATGGACTATGTCAGCGGTATTGATGACATCCTGATGTCGGGCCGTATCAAGTATGCGGCGCTTTCTTATGACAAGATGGCGATGGACTGGGCTTATTCTGACAACAACACGGCTTTGGATGAAAAAATCAGCCGTTATTGCACGGATGATGATATCGCCGTGGCGAATTCTCAAGGTTTGCAGATCTATGGTTGCGAGCGTTTTGATGCTGGTAACAACCCATTGCTGCGTAAGTATCTGGATGCGGTGGATGAGCGTGATGATCTGGTGAAGGTTCTGTTTGCCTCCATCATTGGTCGTTTGTACCCGGCTGATCAGCCGGGCGTGGTTCGTAATCTGGAAACGGTATTGGCGGACACTGTAAAATGGGGTCGTGCGAATATTGATCTGTCTTTTGTTTCTCAGGTTCTTTTTGACAGTACAAAGGCGGGGCAGCCGGCAGCAAGCTTTGCTTCTTTGACGGCAGTGAAAACCGGCAAGATCATGTATGCACGTCTGGGTCTTGATGAACAGCTGATGAAAGAGCGTGCGGCATCCTTGAAAGAAGTCGGCGGCTATGCGGCGATGCTGAATGGTTTGATGCGCGATAAAAACGGCAACATCAACATGAAATGGCTGGATCAGCAGATTGAAGAGCTGAAAGCGGCCCCGTACCTGGCTGGTGGTAAAACTTTGGGTGGTCGTGAGTATGTTCTGACCGAGGCCCAACAAAGAAAGATCCTGAAGTTCATGGACAGCCTCCGTCCGGTGAATGACAAGATTTTGTTGGCTGGTGGCGCGACCTTGTTGCCGAAATTGAACGAAGCCGTGGAAGATGCCAATGGCGCTAAATCCATCGTGACCTCTTTGCTGGGTCAGAACCTGTTGGATGAAGCGGAAGCAGAGTCCCTGACGGCGTTGTATCTGGATCTGGCGCAGGCAGCGACGGGGACAGTGGTGGTGAAAGTGGGCCCGGGCCTTGCTAAAGAAGTGACCTTGCCCTATTCCTGGTTGAAGGCGGATGAAAAGGCTTACTTCGGGAAGTTATTGTCTTCTCAGGGGCTGCGCTTTGATATGACTTTGCGTGTGGCGAAAGCCCGCTCTGAACAGCTGCAAAAGATCGCGGGCTTGTTATCTGAGATTGATCCATCTTTGGATCCGGTGACTGAGCCGAACCTGACCGCTTTGCCATTGCGTCTTTTGACCGGAGGTTTGGTGGATGCCGCAGCGGCGGCTTGGTTGAAGGCTGAAATTGAAGTTCTGACAGCTTTGAGCAAGATTCAATAG
- a CDS encoding NAD(P)/FAD-dependent oxidoreductase: MSISLWLDQSASQKRKQFDVVIVGAGIAGLSTAYWLEKENPSLKIAILEKHRVAFGASGRNAGFVTCGSTEHFMKLQEQFGLEKAAEIWKFSEENRRLLLDEIIGKDLDAVDFRHTGSCTVAPSAAHWEKYQKAAQIMRSVGIDVLEVGPEDMERDYGVTGFEGGIQYTGDGYVHPVKLLEKLRARLKAEIFESTEVFSVVHEAQGHVLQTDRGLFSAPKVLLTLNAYLPLVAPEFANLIRAGRGQILVTEPLPAFVKGPCYLTKHLCYFRQLPSGHLLIGGFRNLSVETENTWADATTPLIQQALIDFVRSHFKHGKDARIAYQWSGIMGYSPDGQMMIGEVPNRQGLHVMAGCSGHGMGLSFHAARVLAESLSGKQIPAHLQLSRFQDQITG; the protein is encoded by the coding sequence ATGAGTATCTCGCTGTGGCTTGACCAATCCGCTTCGCAAAAAAGAAAACAATTTGATGTCGTCATCGTCGGCGCCGGCATTGCCGGGCTGTCCACCGCCTACTGGCTGGAAAAAGAAAACCCGTCCCTGAAGATCGCAATCCTTGAAAAACATCGCGTGGCTTTCGGGGCCTCGGGCCGCAACGCGGGCTTTGTGACCTGCGGATCGACGGAACATTTCATGAAACTGCAGGAACAATTCGGCCTGGAAAAAGCCGCCGAGATCTGGAAGTTTTCTGAAGAAAACCGCCGACTGCTTTTAGACGAAATCATCGGCAAGGATCTGGATGCTGTGGACTTCCGCCACACAGGATCCTGCACCGTCGCACCGAGCGCCGCGCACTGGGAAAAATACCAGAAAGCCGCGCAAATCATGCGCTCCGTCGGTATAGATGTTTTGGAAGTGGGCCCGGAAGATATGGAACGCGACTATGGGGTGACGGGCTTTGAAGGCGGCATTCAGTACACGGGGGATGGTTATGTGCACCCGGTAAAGCTGCTTGAAAAACTGCGTGCTCGTTTGAAGGCTGAAATCTTTGAAAGCACAGAAGTGTTTTCGGTGGTTCACGAAGCTCAAGGCCATGTCCTGCAAACGGACCGAGGCCTGTTCAGCGCACCGAAAGTGCTATTGACTTTGAATGCCTATTTGCCCCTGGTGGCGCCCGAGTTCGCAAACCTTATTCGCGCTGGCCGTGGACAGATTCTGGTCACAGAACCCCTGCCAGCGTTCGTAAAAGGACCGTGCTACCTGACGAAGCATCTTTGTTATTTCCGCCAACTGCCGTCGGGACACCTGTTGATTGGTGGGTTTAGAAATCTATCGGTTGAAACCGAAAACACCTGGGCCGATGCGACCACTCCGCTGATTCAGCAAGCTTTGATTGATTTTGTGCGCAGTCACTTTAAACACGGCAAAGACGCGCGCATTGCCTATCAGTGGTCCGGCATTATGGGTTATTCCCCGGATGGACAAATGATGATTGGCGAAGTTCCCAACCGTCAGGGTCTGCATGTGATGGCGGGATGCTCTGGACACGGCATGGGATTAAGCTTCCACGCTGCCCGCGTGCTGGCAGAAAGTCTTTCCGGCAAACAGATTCCGGCGCATTTACAATTATCTCGATTTCAGGATCAAATCACGGGATAG
- a CDS encoding peptide MFS transporter — translation MAADSTTFMGHPRGLFTLFFTEMWERFSYYGMRVLLVLYMTQYLFLEAQHGKEIWGFSALKSFLGYFYGEMSVQAMSSQIYGLYTGLVYFTPFFGGIIADRFIGQRRSVYVGGFLMAIGHFLMAVESLFFPALLFLIVGNGFFKPNISTQVGGLYAQGDNRRDGAYTIFYMGINLGAIMSPLICGTLGQKVGWHWGFGAAGVGMLLSLAIYHFGGKHLPETEHKKSIREVEAVAHKPMTREEWTRTIALTVLCMVTIFFWGVYEQQGNTMQLWADQQTDWNFFGWEIPSTWYQSFNPLIIILFAPLLDRFWAWQAKYGKAPSTVTKMALGCVLGAVALVVMYFAAKIVGGGQGSVMWLLGSTFLLTMAELYISPIGLSVVTKVSPAKIVSMMMGVWFLAAFFGNYVAGYVGMFYETMGKDQFWLLLAVLSLIPGVMFFACHKFLTQALGKET, via the coding sequence ATGGCCGCAGATTCCACCACCTTCATGGGGCATCCACGAGGACTTTTTACACTCTTCTTCACTGAGATGTGGGAAAGATTCTCATATTACGGCATGAGAGTGCTTCTGGTGCTTTACATGACTCAGTACCTGTTCCTGGAAGCTCAGCACGGCAAAGAAATTTGGGGCTTTTCGGCCCTTAAATCCTTCCTGGGATACTTCTATGGCGAAATGTCCGTGCAGGCCATGTCCTCACAAATTTACGGGCTGTACACGGGCCTTGTTTATTTTACACCCTTTTTCGGCGGAATTATCGCCGATCGCTTCATCGGCCAGCGCCGTTCGGTGTATGTCGGCGGCTTTTTGATGGCCATCGGCCACTTCCTGATGGCGGTGGAAAGCCTGTTCTTCCCGGCCTTGCTTTTCCTGATCGTGGGGAACGGCTTCTTTAAACCCAACATCTCGACCCAAGTGGGCGGCCTTTACGCTCAAGGTGACAACCGCCGCGACGGGGCTTACACGATTTTCTATATGGGTATCAATCTGGGGGCGATTATGTCGCCACTGATTTGCGGAACTCTGGGGCAAAAAGTCGGCTGGCACTGGGGCTTTGGCGCTGCGGGCGTGGGCATGCTTTTATCCCTGGCGATCTATCACTTCGGCGGCAAACACCTGCCTGAAACTGAACACAAAAAATCCATCAGGGAAGTCGAAGCTGTCGCGCACAAACCGATGACCCGCGAAGAATGGACCCGCACCATCGCCCTGACGGTCCTGTGCATGGTCACGATCTTCTTCTGGGGGGTTTACGAACAGCAGGGTAACACCATGCAATTGTGGGCGGATCAGCAGACCGACTGGAACTTCTTCGGATGGGAGATTCCTTCCACGTGGTATCAAAGCTTCAACCCTCTTATCATCATTCTGTTTGCGCCGCTATTGGACCGTTTCTGGGCATGGCAGGCTAAGTATGGCAAGGCTCCTTCCACGGTCACCAAGATGGCCCTCGGTTGTGTGCTGGGTGCGGTGGCCTTGGTGGTCATGTACTTCGCGGCAAAAATCGTGGGCGGCGGCCAAGGATCTGTGATGTGGCTGTTGGGTTCGACCTTCCTGCTGACTATGGCAGAGCTTTACATTTCACCGATCGGTCTGTCGGTGGTGACGAAAGTTTCCCCGGCCAAAATTGTATCGATGATGATGGGTGTGTGGTTCCTGGCGGCCTTCTTCGGAAACTACGTCGCAGGTTACGTGGGCATGTTCTATGAGACCATGGGGAAAGACCAGTTCTGGCTGCTCTTGGCAGTCTTAAGTCTGATCCCCGGAGTTATGTTCTTTGCCTGCCATAAATTCCTGACTCAAGCCCTGGGAAAAGAGACTTAA